One Cellulomonas soli DNA window includes the following coding sequences:
- a CDS encoding MATE family efflux transporter: MSTTDLQTPVTAEAVGTVGTVDPVVAVGAVGTDRWYLSSAPIVRALVHLCVPMAAAMIVGALHNVINAGFIGSLHDTALLAAVTLGSPVLALVMAVGGVFGVGGSALVSRLLGAAEHEPAKAHEIRHVASFAVWGSVITGVVLGGAGLLLLDPLVRLLGADAATAPATRSYIAVMLAFVPVLAAAFCLEQLVRSEGAARQVMIGLIASTVANVVLDVLLILVLRWGVAGAALAVGLANLVVVVYFATWLTRHSEHVRLAPRWFTLSPAVLKPVFGVGVGELLQAAFLVVTALVLNNLAAAYGDGPLAAMGVAVRIAQVPEFLVMGITLGVLPLLAYSYGKGDRDRLTAALRSSALTVAGIGVLFSVTAFVFREQLFTAFVADRSVLTIGVTILTAQLVAMIANGFTGLITSVFQATGRALAATVMSVTQGVLFIPVVILGNRWFGLSGIVWALTVTECAVLVVGAVLWLASRGAIDRGLAEGSPARAQAMSEPAEH, from the coding sequence ATGAGCACCACGGACCTCCAGACCCCCGTCACGGCCGAAGCCGTCGGCACTGTCGGCACCGTCGACCCCGTCGTCGCTGTCGGCGCTGTCGGCACCGATCGCTGGTACCTCTCGTCAGCCCCGATCGTGCGCGCCCTCGTGCACCTGTGCGTGCCGATGGCCGCCGCGATGATCGTCGGCGCCCTCCACAACGTCATCAACGCGGGCTTCATCGGATCGCTGCACGACACCGCCCTGCTCGCCGCCGTCACGCTCGGCTCACCCGTGCTCGCCCTCGTGATGGCGGTCGGCGGCGTGTTCGGCGTGGGCGGCAGCGCTCTCGTCTCCCGCCTGCTCGGTGCGGCCGAACACGAACCAGCGAAGGCCCACGAGATCCGGCACGTCGCCTCGTTCGCCGTGTGGGGGTCGGTGATCACCGGGGTCGTGCTCGGCGGGGCAGGGCTGCTCCTGCTGGACCCGCTCGTGCGGCTGCTCGGTGCGGACGCCGCCACAGCTCCTGCGACACGCTCGTACATCGCCGTGATGCTCGCGTTCGTGCCCGTGCTCGCCGCGGCGTTCTGCCTCGAGCAGCTCGTCCGGTCCGAGGGCGCGGCGCGCCAGGTGATGATCGGGCTCATCGCCTCCACCGTCGCGAACGTCGTGCTCGACGTCCTGCTCATCCTCGTGCTGCGTTGGGGCGTGGCCGGCGCAGCGCTCGCCGTCGGGCTCGCGAACCTCGTCGTGGTCGTCTACTTCGCGACCTGGCTGACCCGGCACAGCGAGCACGTGCGCCTGGCGCCGCGGTGGTTCACCCTCTCGCCCGCCGTGCTCAAGCCGGTCTTCGGTGTCGGCGTCGGCGAGCTCCTCCAGGCCGCCTTCCTCGTCGTCACGGCACTCGTGCTCAACAACCTCGCCGCCGCCTACGGCGACGGGCCGCTGGCGGCCATGGGCGTCGCGGTGCGCATCGCCCAGGTCCCGGAGTTCCTGGTCATGGGCATCACGCTCGGCGTGCTGCCGCTGCTCGCCTACTCCTACGGCAAGGGTGACCGCGACCGGCTCACCGCGGCCCTGCGCTCGTCGGCGCTCACGGTCGCAGGCATCGGGGTGCTCTTCTCGGTCACGGCCTTCGTGTTCCGCGAGCAGCTGTTCACCGCGTTCGTGGCCGACCGTTCGGTGCTCACGATCGGCGTCACGATCCTCACGGCGCAGCTCGTCGCGATGATCGCCAACGGGTTCACCGGCCTGATCACCTCGGTGTTCCAGGCCACCGGGCGGGCCCTCGCCGCGACGGTCATGTCGGTGACGCAGGGCGTGCTGTTCATCCCGGTCGTCATCCTCGGCAACCGCTGGTTCGGGCTGTCCGGCATCGTCTGGGCGCTGACCGTCACGGAGTGCGCCGTGCTGGTCGTCGGTGCCGTGCTGTGGCTCGCGTCCCGCGGTGCGATCGACCGGGGCCTCGCCGAGGGAAGCCCCGCACGCGCGCAGGCGATGTCGGAGCCGGCCGAGCACTGA
- a CDS encoding MarR family winged helix-turn-helix transcriptional regulator, producing the protein MDEQETPGTTGPTSSLGLLRWIGWAQRKAAEEWVRARDLSHEQGFVLGYLVQNPGSIQRDIAQVSRTSAASVSSLLQGLERRGLIERRTEAGDERSKRVHATPEGAELVAGFGDAMAAADETILAPLDQAERATLHALLTKITADLPQPTRS; encoded by the coding sequence ATGGACGAGCAGGAGACCCCCGGCACCACCGGCCCGACCAGCAGCCTCGGGCTGCTGCGCTGGATCGGCTGGGCCCAGCGCAAGGCCGCCGAGGAGTGGGTGCGCGCACGCGACCTGAGCCACGAGCAGGGCTTCGTGCTCGGCTACCTCGTCCAGAACCCCGGCTCGATCCAGCGCGACATCGCCCAGGTCAGCCGCACCAGCGCCGCGAGCGTCTCGAGCCTGCTGCAGGGGCTCGAACGGCGCGGTCTGATCGAACGACGCACCGAGGCCGGTGACGAGCGCAGCAAGCGCGTGCACGCCACACCCGAGGGCGCCGAGCTCGTCGCCGGCTTCGGCGACGCCATGGCCGCCGCCGACGAGACGATCCTCGCTCCCCTGGACCAGGCCGAGCGCGCCACCCTGCACGCCCTGCTGACGAAGATCACCGCGGACCTGCCGCAACCGACCCGCTCGTAA
- the arr gene encoding NAD(+)--rifampin ADP-ribosyltransferase: MSVPPTPFEVHESGALLHGTKADLQVGDLLGPGRRSNFGQGRTAGFVYVTATLDAATWGAELAVGEGRGRIYVVEPTGELEDDPNLTNTRFPGNPTRSYRTREPVRVVGEITDWVGHPPEQLQAMRDRVAQLAREGVEAIED, translated from the coding sequence GTGAGCGTGCCACCGACCCCGTTCGAGGTCCACGAGTCCGGCGCCCTGCTGCACGGGACGAAGGCCGACCTGCAGGTCGGCGACCTGCTCGGGCCCGGTCGCCGGTCGAACTTCGGCCAGGGGCGCACGGCGGGGTTCGTCTACGTCACCGCGACGCTCGATGCGGCGACCTGGGGTGCGGAGCTGGCGGTCGGCGAGGGTCGGGGCCGCATCTACGTGGTCGAGCCGACGGGCGAGCTGGAGGACGACCCGAACCTGACGAACACCCGGTTCCCCGGCAACCCGACGCGGTCGTACCGCACGCGCGAGCCCGTGCGCGTGGTCGGCGAGATCACGGACTGGGTCGGGCACCCGCCGGAGCAGCTGCAGGCCATGCGGGACCGCGTCGCCCAGCTCGCCAGGGAGGGCGTCGAGGCGATCGAGGACTGA
- a CDS encoding ferredoxin reductase has translation MTTTTEPEPLDETDSPESTDAPDVRYALPWHVATVAARRRETSSAVSLELDVPGWHGALPGQHVDVRLTAEDGYSTQRSYSLACPGTMGVARATMPTEATTARIALTVQVVEDGEVSPYLAEELVVGDQIELRGPIGHWFVWQPRDPQPVQLVGGGSGLVPLMSMVRTRHQAGSRAPFRLLTSVRTPADALYAAELDALASQDPGLEVTWAWTRQAPAGWTGPVGRLDADALAAACLPPEQHPHVFVCGPTPFVEHVASTLVSLGHDADRIRTERFGPTG, from the coding sequence ATGACGACCACCACCGAGCCAGAGCCGCTCGACGAGACCGACAGCCCCGAGAGCACCGACGCCCCCGACGTGCGCTACGCGCTGCCCTGGCACGTGGCCACGGTCGCGGCCCGTCGGCGGGAGACGTCGAGCGCCGTCAGCCTCGAGCTCGACGTGCCCGGCTGGCACGGTGCGCTGCCCGGCCAGCACGTCGACGTCCGGCTGACGGCCGAGGACGGCTACTCGACCCAACGCTCGTACTCGTTGGCGTGCCCGGGCACCATGGGGGTGGCTCGGGCGACGATGCCGACCGAGGCGACCACGGCACGGATCGCGTTGACGGTCCAGGTGGTCGAGGACGGCGAGGTCTCGCCGTACCTGGCGGAGGAGCTCGTCGTCGGTGACCAGATCGAGCTGCGGGGCCCGATCGGGCACTGGTTCGTGTGGCAGCCGCGCGACCCGCAGCCGGTGCAGCTGGTGGGCGGTGGCTCCGGCCTCGTCCCGCTGATGTCGATGGTGCGCACACGCCACCAGGCGGGCAGCCGGGCGCCGTTCCGGCTGCTCACCTCGGTCCGCACACCCGCCGACGCGCTGTACGCCGCCGAGCTCGACGCGCTGGCCTCCCAGGACCCCGGCCTCGAGGTGACGTGGGCCTGGACCCGGCAGGCGCCCGCGGGGTGGACCGGTCCGGTGGGCCGGCTCGACGCGGACGCACTGGCTGCCGCGTGCCTGCCGCCCGAGCAGCATCCGCACGTGTTCGTGTGCGGGCCGACGCCGTTCGTCGAGCACGTCGCGTCCACGCTCGTCTCGCTCGGGCACGACGCCGACCGCATCCGGACCGAACGGTTCGGCCCGACCGGCTGA
- a CDS encoding sulfite oxidase-like oxidoreductase: MALISRGFRPKRESDPRLPPGQYLERGFPVLSAGPTPKVDLSTWAFTLGSPGEARARWTWEELLALPAEDVVVDIHCVTKWTKLDSRWRGVSIDTLLDAVEVGDDEQHVLARCDGGYTTNMPLADLRGGKAWIAYGYDGAPLPDEHGGPARLLVPHLYFWKSAKWVRRLDLLTADEQGFWELRGYHDYGDPWREQRYWGD, encoded by the coding sequence ATGGCGCTGATCTCCCGCGGCTTCCGGCCCAAGCGCGAGTCCGACCCGAGGCTGCCCCCCGGCCAGTACCTCGAGCGCGGGTTCCCGGTGCTGTCCGCGGGTCCGACCCCGAAGGTCGACCTGTCGACCTGGGCGTTCACGCTCGGCTCGCCCGGCGAGGCACGCGCACGGTGGACCTGGGAGGAGCTCCTCGCCCTGCCGGCCGAGGACGTCGTGGTCGACATCCACTGCGTGACCAAGTGGACCAAGCTCGACAGCCGGTGGCGTGGGGTGTCGATCGACACGCTCCTGGACGCGGTCGAGGTCGGGGACGACGAGCAGCACGTGCTCGCCCGGTGCGACGGCGGCTATACGACGAACATGCCCCTGGCGGACCTGCGCGGCGGCAAGGCGTGGATCGCCTACGGCTACGACGGCGCCCCGCTGCCCGACGAGCACGGCGGGCCGGCTCGGCTGCTCGTCCCGCACCTGTACTTCTGGAAGTCGGCCAAGTGGGTGCGTCGGCTCGACCTGCTCACCGCCGACGAGCAGGGGTTCTGGGAGCTGCGCGGCTACCACGACTACGGGGACCCGTGGCGGGAGCAGCGGTACTGGGGCGACTGA
- a CDS encoding DEAD/DEAH box helicase, giving the protein MTTFTDLGVPASLVRTLADQGIEAPFPIQTATLPDSLGGTDVLGRGRTGSGKTLAFALPIVTRLAASATKQAVRRPRGLILAPTRELATQIDATVAPLARTLGLSTTTIFGGVSQSRQVSALKGGIDIVVACPGRLEDLLKQGVLNLDQIEITVLDEADHMADLGFLPVVKRILDRTPKRGQRMLFSATLDNGVDVLVKRYLTNPVEHSVDSAQSPVSTMTHHVLELRDAEAKKRVIAELAGGTGRRVLFTRTKHHAKKLAKQLTAEGIPAVDLHGNLGQGARERNLEAFSSGAVNVLVATDIAARGIHVDDVSLVVHVDPPAEHKAYLHRSGRTARAGSGGDVVTLVLPEERGDVRALTRAAKITAQPKSVVPGDATVTRLAGPQMPRVTPSPSAQPAPAGRTSGGSPRGGSRGSGSPRGTSAPRGGSARGAGTSRGAGAGRAGGPARATTTAWSTSTPGHGTRPSGPSSSTSTGSWGGTVGEHAGAAGDRPARGRRRGGRGRAQRPAGGPSGS; this is encoded by the coding sequence GTGACCACCTTCACCGACCTCGGCGTGCCCGCATCCCTCGTCCGCACCCTCGCGGACCAGGGCATCGAGGCGCCCTTCCCCATCCAGACCGCCACGCTGCCCGACTCCCTGGGCGGCACCGACGTGCTCGGGCGCGGCCGCACCGGCTCGGGCAAGACCCTCGCGTTCGCCCTGCCGATCGTCACGCGCCTGGCCGCGTCGGCCACCAAGCAGGCCGTCCGCCGCCCGCGCGGCCTGATCCTGGCCCCGACGCGCGAGCTCGCCACGCAGATCGACGCGACCGTCGCCCCGCTCGCCCGCACGCTCGGCCTGAGCACCACCACGATCTTCGGCGGCGTGTCCCAGTCCCGGCAGGTCTCCGCGCTCAAGGGCGGCATCGACATCGTCGTGGCCTGCCCCGGGCGCCTGGAGGACCTGCTCAAGCAGGGCGTGCTCAACCTCGACCAGATCGAGATCACGGTGCTCGACGAGGCCGACCACATGGCCGACCTGGGCTTCCTGCCCGTCGTCAAGCGGATCCTCGACCGCACGCCCAAGCGCGGTCAGCGCATGCTCTTCTCGGCCACGCTCGACAACGGCGTGGACGTGCTCGTCAAGCGGTACCTGACCAACCCCGTCGAGCACTCCGTCGACAGCGCGCAGTCGCCCGTGAGCACCATGACGCACCACGTGCTCGAGCTGCGCGACGCCGAGGCCAAGAAGCGCGTCATCGCCGAGCTGGCCGGCGGCACCGGTCGCCGCGTGCTGTTCACCCGCACCAAGCACCACGCCAAGAAGCTCGCCAAGCAGCTCACCGCCGAGGGCATCCCCGCGGTCGACCTGCACGGCAACCTCGGCCAGGGCGCCCGCGAGCGCAACCTCGAGGCGTTCTCCTCCGGCGCGGTCAACGTGCTGGTCGCCACCGACATCGCCGCGCGTGGCATCCACGTCGACGACGTCTCGCTCGTCGTGCACGTCGACCCGCCGGCCGAGCACAAGGCGTACCTGCACCGCTCCGGCCGCACCGCCCGCGCCGGGTCCGGCGGCGACGTCGTCACGCTCGTGCTGCCCGAGGAGCGCGGCGACGTGCGTGCGCTGACGCGCGCGGCCAAGATCACCGCGCAGCCGAAGTCCGTCGTCCCCGGCGACGCCACGGTGACCCGGCTGGCCGGTCCGCAGATGCCGCGCGTGACGCCGTCGCCGAGCGCACAGCCTGCTCCTGCCGGGCGCACCTCCGGCGGTTCGCCGCGCGGCGGCTCGCGCGGTTCCGGTTCCCCGCGGGGCACGAGCGCACCGCGTGGCGGCTCCGCTCGCGGTGCGGGCACCTCGCGCGGGGCCGGCGCAGGCCGCGCCGGGGGACCCGCCCGTGCCACCACGACCGCGTGGTCGACCTCGACGCCGGGCCACGGCACGCGTCCGTCCGGTCCGTCGTCGAGCACGTCGACGGGCAGCTGGGGTGGCACTGTCGGCGAGCACGCAGGTGCGGCGGGCGACCGTCCCGCCCGCGGCCGTCGTCGCGGTGGCCGCGGCCGTGCGCAGCGCCCGGCCGGCGGTCCGTCCGGCAGCTGA
- a CDS encoding ABC transporter ATP-binding protein, whose translation MTATQAGAGAGGADDGPIATARGLVKVYGRGQTQVRALDEVDVDLGRGELTAIMGPSGSGKSTLMHCLAGLDKPTDGTVVVDGEVVSAMSERQLTRLRRTRIGFIFQAFNLVPTLTALENITLPLDIARRPVDRAYLDAVVEAVGLADRLTHKPSELSGGQQQRVACARALVSRPSVVFADEPTGNLDSTSSGEVLGFLRRSVDELGQSVVMVTHDPAAASWAHRVLFLADGRLVGEIVDPTQSAVLDALGELSARGAGRRRAAAADAGAKR comes from the coding sequence ATGACCGCGACACAGGCGGGCGCCGGCGCAGGGGGAGCGGACGACGGGCCGATCGCGACGGCACGGGGACTGGTCAAGGTGTACGGCCGCGGCCAGACGCAGGTGCGCGCCCTGGACGAGGTGGACGTCGACCTGGGCCGCGGTGAGCTGACCGCGATCATGGGCCCGTCGGGCTCGGGCAAGTCGACCCTGATGCACTGCCTGGCGGGCCTCGACAAGCCCACGGACGGCACGGTCGTCGTCGACGGCGAGGTCGTCTCGGCGATGTCGGAGCGGCAGCTGACGCGGCTGCGCCGCACCCGTATCGGCTTCATCTTCCAGGCGTTCAACCTGGTGCCGACGCTGACGGCGCTGGAGAACATCACGCTCCCGCTCGACATCGCGCGGCGCCCGGTCGACCGCGCCTACCTGGACGCGGTCGTCGAGGCCGTCGGGCTGGCGGACCGCCTCACGCACAAGCCCTCGGAGCTGTCCGGCGGGCAGCAGCAGCGCGTGGCGTGCGCCCGGGCGCTGGTCTCGCGCCCCTCGGTGGTCTTCGCCGACGAGCCGACCGGCAACCTCGACTCGACCTCCTCCGGTGAGGTGCTGGGCTTCCTGCGCCGGTCGGTCGACGAGCTCGGCCAGTCCGTCGTGATGGTCACGCACGACCCTGCCGCGGCCTCCTGGGCGCACCGTGTCCTGTTCTTGGCGGACGGGCGTTTGGTCGGCGAGATCGTCGACCCGACCCAGTCGGCCGTGCTCGACGCGCTCGGCGAGCTCAGCGCGCGCGGCGCCGGTCGTCGTCGTGCCGCTGCGGCGGACGCCGGTGCGAAGCGATGA
- a CDS encoding ABC transporter permease yields the protein MTRVALRGIRAHVVRFVLSLLAVALGVAFVAGTFALRTMLSSTFDGIVSASAQGDAFVRGSQETVSSSLSQENVGEVRNELPIKLTSTIEQVDGVAVALAQAQGPIVLVGADGTAVQSTQAPSFAYGWDDQDRSMTLVEGRAPQGPDEILLEQATLESSGLTVGDTTTVVLGGEVRQVTVVGEAQAGGPMAGATIVAIDPQIAEQLYAPRGTVPIITVYGEDGVSQQQLADDVAQALGDEPAEVVTGDAMREELSSDIQQMLGFITTFLLVFAAISLFVGAFIISNTFAMSVRERMREFALLRAIGASPTQVFTSVLVQAAVVGLLGAGLGILGGFGLVEAMRGLLESMGMDLAGDLPVDTFTVVVSLLVGTVVSVAAAALPARRAALVPPVEAMRDDVAATDGTLTVRAILGTALVAFGVGGVVTAVLRPEADAAGTLLGAGAAGVLVGVLVLAPVLARRVLGFLAAPAVFALRPIGRLARGNVVRNPRRTASTAGALMIGMALVGAAAVIAASTQASTKSLVEQEADTDLVLQSAQTAAIPAQAVTDLRGLADVASVEPFAAAQVLAAEGGGTPGLDDGTVVVGLDPAMVGESLIVDEIDGDPGAAMAAGEVAVQKSTAEDRGWSVGDTVTLSGSGGQDTFTVGAVFESHALGTELAVSQDVLDTLVPSDEQVVQTVFVTMAPGADLESVRADVTQVVKPYVVISVMDTDEFISSLADQVNQVLVILYALLGLSVVIAVLGIVNTLALSVIERTREIGLLRAVGLGRLQLAGTITVESVLTALFGTILGLAVGVGLAAALPTVFAEQGLSTLAVPWGSLGVMVGLALLVGVVAALWPAIRAARLPVLDAVASE from the coding sequence ATGACCAGGGTTGCGCTGCGCGGGATCCGCGCGCACGTGGTGCGGTTCGTGCTCTCCCTGCTCGCGGTCGCCCTCGGCGTCGCGTTCGTGGCCGGCACGTTCGCGCTGCGCACGATGCTGTCCTCGACCTTCGACGGGATCGTCTCGGCCTCGGCCCAGGGCGACGCGTTCGTCCGCGGGTCGCAGGAGACGGTCAGCAGCTCGCTCAGTCAGGAGAACGTCGGTGAGGTCCGCAACGAGCTGCCGATCAAGCTGACCAGCACGATCGAGCAGGTCGACGGCGTCGCCGTGGCGCTCGCGCAGGCGCAGGGCCCGATCGTGCTCGTCGGTGCCGACGGCACCGCGGTGCAGAGCACCCAGGCGCCGAGCTTCGCCTACGGCTGGGACGACCAGGACCGGTCGATGACCCTCGTCGAGGGCCGCGCCCCGCAGGGTCCGGACGAGATCCTGCTCGAGCAGGCCACGCTCGAGTCCTCCGGGCTGACCGTCGGAGACACGACGACCGTCGTGCTCGGCGGCGAGGTCCGCCAGGTGACGGTGGTCGGTGAGGCGCAGGCCGGCGGTCCGATGGCGGGTGCGACGATCGTCGCGATCGACCCGCAGATCGCCGAGCAGCTGTACGCCCCGCGCGGCACCGTGCCGATCATCACCGTCTACGGCGAGGACGGCGTGAGCCAGCAGCAGCTGGCCGACGACGTCGCGCAGGCGCTCGGCGACGAGCCGGCGGAGGTCGTCACGGGCGACGCGATGCGCGAGGAGCTCTCGTCCGACATCCAGCAGATGCTCGGCTTCATCACCACGTTCCTGCTGGTGTTCGCCGCGATCTCCCTGTTCGTCGGGGCGTTCATCATCTCCAACACGTTCGCGATGTCCGTGCGGGAGCGCATGCGCGAGTTCGCGCTGCTGCGGGCCATCGGCGCCTCGCCGACCCAGGTGTTCACCTCGGTGCTCGTGCAGGCGGCCGTCGTCGGGCTGCTCGGTGCGGGCCTGGGCATCCTCGGCGGCTTCGGCCTGGTCGAGGCGATGCGCGGCCTGCTGGAGTCGATGGGCATGGACCTGGCCGGCGACCTGCCGGTCGACACGTTCACGGTCGTGGTCTCGCTGCTGGTCGGCACCGTCGTCAGCGTCGCTGCCGCGGCCCTGCCGGCGCGCCGCGCCGCGCTCGTGCCGCCGGTCGAGGCCATGCGTGACGACGTCGCGGCCACGGACGGCACCCTGACCGTCCGGGCGATCCTCGGCACCGCGCTGGTCGCGTTCGGTGTCGGCGGTGTCGTCACGGCCGTCCTGCGGCCCGAGGCGGACGCCGCGGGAACCCTGCTCGGTGCGGGTGCCGCGGGCGTGCTGGTCGGCGTCCTCGTGCTGGCCCCGGTGCTCGCGCGTCGGGTGCTCGGGTTCCTGGCGGCGCCGGCGGTCTTCGCACTGCGACCGATCGGTCGTCTGGCGCGGGGCAACGTGGTGCGCAACCCGCGTCGCACGGCGTCCACGGCCGGCGCGCTGATGATCGGCATGGCGCTGGTCGGCGCGGCGGCGGTCATCGCGGCCTCGACGCAGGCCTCGACGAAGTCGCTGGTCGAGCAGGAGGCGGACACCGACCTGGTGCTGCAGTCCGCGCAGACGGCGGCGATCCCGGCGCAGGCGGTCACGGACCTGCGCGGCCTGGCCGACGTGGCGTCGGTCGAACCGTTCGCCGCCGCGCAGGTGCTCGCCGCGGAGGGCGGCGGCACGCCCGGCCTGGACGACGGCACGGTCGTCGTGGGGCTCGACCCGGCGATGGTCGGCGAGTCGCTCATCGTCGACGAGATCGACGGCGACCCGGGTGCCGCGATGGCCGCCGGTGAGGTCGCGGTGCAGAAGAGCACGGCCGAGGACCGGGGCTGGTCGGTGGGCGACACCGTGACCCTGTCCGGCTCGGGCGGGCAGGACACCTTCACGGTGGGTGCGGTCTTCGAGTCGCACGCGCTGGGCACTGAGCTGGCCGTCTCCCAGGACGTGCTCGACACGCTCGTGCCGTCCGACGAGCAGGTCGTGCAGACCGTCTTCGTCACCATGGCGCCCGGCGCCGACCTCGAGAGCGTGCGTGCGGACGTGACGCAGGTCGTCAAGCCGTACGTGGTCATCTCGGTGATGGACACCGACGAGTTCATCTCGTCGCTGGCCGACCAGGTGAACCAGGTGCTGGTGATCCTGTACGCGCTGCTGGGCCTGTCGGTGGTGATCGCGGTGCTCGGCATCGTCAACACCCTCGCGCTGTCGGTCATCGAGCGGACCCGCGAGATCGGCCTGCTGCGGGCCGTCGGCCTGGGCCGGCTGCAGCTGGCGGGCACGATCACGGTCGAGTCGGTGCTCACCGCGCTGTTCGGCACGATCCTCGGCCTCGCGGTCGGGGTCGGGCTCGCCGCGGCGCTGCCGACGGTGTTCGCCGAGCAGGGCCTGAGCACGCTGGCCGTGCCGTGGGGGAGCCTGGGCGTGATGGTCGGCCTGGCGCTGCTGGTCGGCGTGGTCGCGGCGCTGTGGCCCGCGATCCGGGCGGCGCGGCTGCCCGTGCTGGACGCGGTGGCCTCCGAGTAG
- a CDS encoding VOC family protein encodes MTTAPTPGQGAAVTLSTRAAHDSIAAGTGMDAVTLLVGDLDLQLRYYRDVLALDVIETLADRFHEEERPGVVVLGRNGVPLVILRHTPGLPPVQRRQAGLFHTAILFDDRAGLAATLASVAAKAPRTYIGSADHLVSLAFYLTDPEGNGVELYWDRSRDRWQRTPEGGVVMDSLRLDPNEFLGEHLTEQAAEKPAAGQAVVGHVHLQVGDVPSGKAFYVDALGFDVTAEWHGALFVSAGGYHHHLAMNTWNSAGAGPRASSLGLGEVRIVVPAQDDLGALADRVAAVGVPVAHDGTTLRFEDPWKNVVRVSAGL; translated from the coding sequence ATGACGACAGCACCCACGCCCGGCCAGGGCGCAGCCGTGACCCTGAGCACGCGCGCCGCGCACGACTCGATCGCCGCAGGCACCGGCATGGACGCCGTGACGCTGCTCGTCGGCGACCTCGACCTGCAGCTGCGCTACTACCGCGACGTGCTCGCGCTCGACGTCATCGAGACGCTCGCCGACCGGTTCCACGAGGAGGAGCGCCCCGGCGTCGTCGTCCTCGGACGCAACGGCGTCCCGCTCGTGATCCTGCGGCACACCCCCGGCCTGCCGCCCGTGCAGCGCCGCCAGGCGGGCCTGTTCCACACCGCGATCCTGTTCGACGACCGAGCCGGCCTGGCCGCCACGCTCGCCTCCGTCGCCGCGAAGGCCCCCCGGACGTACATCGGCTCGGCCGACCACCTCGTCTCGCTCGCGTTCTACCTCACCGACCCCGAGGGCAACGGCGTCGAGCTGTACTGGGACCGCAGCCGCGACCGGTGGCAGCGCACGCCCGAGGGCGGGGTCGTCATGGACTCGCTGCGGCTCGACCCGAACGAGTTCCTGGGCGAGCACCTCACCGAGCAGGCCGCCGAGAAGCCCGCCGCCGGGCAGGCCGTCGTCGGGCACGTGCACCTGCAGGTCGGCGACGTGCCCTCGGGCAAGGCCTTCTACGTCGACGCCCTCGGCTTCGACGTCACGGCCGAGTGGCACGGCGCCCTCTTCGTCTCCGCGGGCGGCTACCACCACCACCTGGCGATGAACACCTGGAACTCCGCCGGTGCCGGTCCGCGCGCGTCCTCGCTCGGGCTGGGCGAGGTCCGCATCGTCGTCCCCGCCCAGGACGACCTCGGGGCGCTCGCCGACCGGGTCGCCGCGGTCGGCGTGCCGGTCGCGCACGACGGCACGACGCTGCGGTTCGAGGACCCGTGGAAGAACGTCGTGAGGGTCTCCGCAGGGCTCTGA
- a CDS encoding LLM class F420-dependent oxidoreductase, whose translation MTQQIRIGVQLQPQHADYAQIRDAVRRAEDLGVDVIFNWDHFFPLYGDPDGKHFECWTMLGAWAEQTSRVEIGALVTCNSYRNPELLADMARTVDHISGGRLILGIGAGWFEKDYDQFGYEFGTVGSRIGDLADALPRIKARLAAGNPAPTRDIPILIGGGGEKKTLRVVAEHADAWHSFGDLDTLRRKSAILDEHGQAVGRDTATLVERSIGVSAPPKEVAAELLEAGVTLFTVGTGGPDYDLSLAAEWVAWRDAQR comes from the coding sequence ATGACTCAGCAGATCAGGATCGGCGTCCAGCTCCAGCCCCAGCACGCCGACTACGCGCAGATCCGCGACGCCGTCCGGCGCGCGGAGGACCTGGGCGTCGACGTCATCTTCAACTGGGACCACTTCTTCCCCCTCTACGGGGACCCGGACGGCAAGCACTTCGAGTGCTGGACGATGCTCGGCGCGTGGGCCGAGCAGACCAGCCGCGTCGAGATCGGCGCCCTTGTCACCTGCAACTCGTACCGCAACCCCGAGCTGCTGGCCGACATGGCCCGCACGGTCGACCACATCAGCGGCGGCCGGCTGATCCTCGGCATCGGCGCCGGCTGGTTCGAGAAGGACTACGACCAGTTCGGCTACGAGTTCGGCACCGTCGGATCGCGGATCGGCGACCTCGCCGACGCCCTGCCGCGCATCAAGGCGCGTCTCGCGGCCGGCAACCCCGCTCCGACGCGCGACATCCCGATCCTCATCGGCGGCGGGGGCGAGAAGAAGACGCTGCGCGTCGTGGCCGAGCACGCCGACGCGTGGCACTCGTTCGGCGACCTGGACACGTTGCGCCGCAAGAGCGCGATCCTCGACGAGCACGGGCAGGCCGTCGGGCGGGACACGGCCACGCTGGTCGAGCGGTCGATCGGTGTCAGCGCACCGCCGAAGGAGGTCGCCGCCGAGCTCCTCGAGGCCGGCGTGACGCTCTTCACCGTCGGGACGGGCGGACCGGACTACGACCTGTCGCTCGCAGCCGAGTGGGTCGCCTGGCGCGACGCGCAGCGCTAG